The proteins below are encoded in one region of Streptomyces ficellus:
- a CDS encoding cobalt-precorrin-5B (C(1))-methyltransferase — translation MTAGAGGGRSAQLKHTGLRSGWTTGACATAATTAAYTALLTGDFPDPVTITLPKGQTPAFALAAEELVAEPLTGGYAMAGIVKDAGDDPDVTHGALVRAAVRLLPAGTGVVFRAGPGVGTVTRPGLPLEVGEPAINPVPRQLMREHVARVAAEHGGTGDVEITVSVDHGEEIARSTWNPRLGILGGLSILGTTGVVVPYSCSAWIDSIRRGVDVARAAGRRHVAGCTGSTSERTVTALYGLPEDALLDMGDFAGAVLKYVRRHPVDRLTVCGGFAKLSKLAAGHLDLHSARSQVDKGFLAELARRGGADEELTAEVAAANTGLAALQLCTAAGVPLGDLVAATARDEALAVLRGAPVTVDVVCVDRAGTVVGRSEPRGPQQT, via the coding sequence ATGACTGCGGGGGCGGGCGGGGGGCGCAGCGCCCAACTCAAGCACACCGGTCTGCGGTCCGGCTGGACGACCGGGGCGTGCGCGACGGCGGCGACGACCGCCGCGTACACGGCCCTGCTGACCGGCGACTTCCCCGACCCGGTGACGATCACCCTGCCGAAGGGGCAGACCCCGGCGTTCGCGCTGGCGGCGGAGGAGCTGGTGGCGGAACCCCTGACGGGCGGGTACGCCATGGCCGGGATCGTCAAGGACGCCGGCGACGACCCCGACGTCACCCACGGGGCGCTGGTCCGGGCCGCCGTCCGGCTCCTCCCGGCCGGTACCGGCGTCGTCTTCCGCGCGGGCCCCGGCGTCGGCACGGTCACCCGGCCCGGGCTGCCGCTGGAGGTGGGCGAGCCCGCGATCAACCCGGTGCCCCGGCAGCTGATGCGCGAGCACGTCGCCCGGGTCGCGGCGGAGCACGGCGGCACCGGGGACGTCGAGATCACCGTGTCCGTCGACCACGGCGAGGAGATCGCCCGCTCCACGTGGAACCCGCGCCTCGGGATCCTCGGCGGCCTGTCGATCCTGGGGACGACCGGGGTCGTGGTGCCGTACTCGTGCTCGGCGTGGATCGACTCCATCCGGCGCGGTGTCGACGTGGCGCGGGCGGCGGGCCGCCGCCATGTCGCCGGGTGCACCGGCTCGACGTCCGAGCGGACCGTCACCGCCCTGTACGGGCTGCCCGAGGACGCCCTGCTGGACATGGGCGACTTCGCGGGCGCGGTGCTGAAGTACGTCCGCAGGCACCCGGTCGACCGGCTCACCGTCTGCGGCGGCTTCGCGAAGCTGTCCAAGCTCGCGGCCGGGCACCTGGACCTGCACTCGGCGCGCTCCCAGGTCGACAAGGGCTTCCTCGCGGAGCTGGCCCGCCGGGGCGGCGCGGACGAGGAGCTGACCGCCGAGGTCGCGGCGGCCAACACGGGGCTGGCCGCGCTCCAGCTGTGCACCGCGGCCGGGGTGCCGCTGGGCGACCTGGTCGCCGCGACCGCCCGCGACGAGGCCCTCGCGGTGCTGCGCGGCGCGCCCGTCACCGTCGACGTGGTGTGCGTCGACCGCGCCGGCACCGTGGTGGGCCGCAGCGAGCCCCGGGGCCCTCAGCAGACGTGA
- the cobM gene encoding precorrin-4 C(11)-methyltransferase produces MTVYFIGAGPGAADLITVRGARTLASCRVCLYAGSLVPRELLAECPPDARLVDTARLDLDAITAELVRAHEAGHDVARLHSGDPSVFSAVAEQMRRLDAAGVPYEVVPGVPAFAAAAAALKRELTVPTVGQTVILTRIAEQATAMPEGEDLATLGRSGALLVLHLAARYVDRVVAELTPHYGADCPAAVVAMASRPDEVVLRGTLADIAAATKDAGITRTAVILVGRTLAATQFRDSHLYSPERDRHVC; encoded by the coding sequence ATGACCGTCTACTTCATCGGGGCGGGCCCCGGCGCCGCCGATCTGATCACCGTGCGCGGTGCCCGCACCCTCGCCTCCTGCCGGGTGTGCCTGTACGCCGGGTCACTCGTGCCGCGCGAGCTGCTCGCCGAGTGCCCGCCGGACGCCCGGCTCGTCGACACCGCCCGCCTCGACCTGGACGCGATCACCGCCGAGCTGGTCCGCGCGCACGAGGCGGGCCACGACGTGGCCCGCCTCCACTCGGGCGACCCGTCGGTGTTCAGCGCGGTCGCCGAACAGATGCGGCGCCTGGACGCGGCGGGCGTCCCGTACGAGGTCGTGCCGGGCGTCCCGGCGTTCGCGGCCGCGGCCGCCGCGCTGAAGCGGGAGCTGACCGTCCCGACCGTGGGCCAGACGGTCATCCTGACCCGGATCGCCGAGCAGGCCACGGCCATGCCGGAGGGCGAGGACCTGGCGACCCTGGGCCGCAGCGGTGCCCTGCTGGTGCTGCACCTGGCGGCCCGGTACGTCGACCGCGTCGTCGCCGAGCTGACCCCGCACTACGGCGCCGACTGCCCGGCCGCCGTGGTCGCGATGGCCAGCCGCCCCGACGAGGTCGTCCTGCGCGGCACCCTCGCCGACATCGCCGCCGCCACCAAGGACGCCGGCATCACCCGCACGGCGGTCATCCTCGTCGGCCGCACGCTGGCGGCGACCCAGTTCCGTGACAGCCACCTGTACTCGCCGGAGCGGGACCGTCACGTCTGCTGA
- the cbiE gene encoding precorrin-6y C5,15-methyltransferase (decarboxylating) subunit CbiE produces the protein MSSPAPVFAAPPPVTVVGIGADGWPGLPETSRAALRTADAVIGGERQLALVPPECGAERVAWPSPLRPAVPALLAEHTRGGRRVAVLASGDPMFYGIGRALAETVGPERLRVLPHPSSVSYACARLGRPLEDTETVTLVGRPLASLAAALHDGRHLLVLSAGAATPGEVAGLLRDRGFGPSRLTVLEQLGSDRERRLTGTADDWPHPPGDPLNVIAVDCVRSGDALRLGAVPGLPDAAYENDGQLTKRHVRAATLAALAPAPGELLWDIGGGSGSIGIEWMRTHRTCRAVTVERSPERAARIARNAAALGVPALEVVTAAAPAGLAKLAAPDAVFIGGGLTAPGLLDACWAALRPGGRLVANTVTLESEALLADRYRRHGGELVRLAVAHAVPVGGFTGWRQAMPVTQWSVTKPQAG, from the coding sequence GTGAGCAGCCCCGCCCCCGTCTTCGCCGCCCCGCCGCCCGTGACCGTCGTCGGCATCGGCGCGGACGGCTGGCCCGGGCTCCCCGAGACCTCCCGGGCCGCCCTGCGCACCGCCGACGCCGTCATCGGCGGCGAACGGCAACTCGCCCTCGTGCCGCCGGAGTGCGGCGCCGAGCGCGTCGCCTGGCCGTCCCCGCTGCGGCCCGCCGTGCCCGCCCTGCTGGCCGAGCACACTCGCGGCGGGCGCCGGGTCGCCGTCCTCGCCAGTGGCGACCCCATGTTCTACGGCATCGGCCGCGCCCTCGCCGAGACGGTGGGCCCCGAGCGGCTGCGCGTCCTGCCGCACCCGTCGTCCGTCTCGTACGCGTGCGCCCGCCTCGGCCGGCCGCTGGAGGACACCGAGACCGTCACGCTCGTCGGGCGCCCCCTGGCGTCGCTGGCGGCGGCCCTGCACGACGGGCGGCACCTGCTGGTGCTGAGCGCCGGCGCGGCGACCCCCGGCGAGGTCGCCGGCCTGCTGCGCGACCGGGGCTTCGGGCCCAGCCGCCTCACCGTCCTCGAACAGCTGGGGTCCGACCGCGAACGCCGGCTGACCGGCACCGCCGACGACTGGCCCCACCCGCCGGGCGACCCGCTGAACGTCATCGCCGTCGACTGCGTCCGCTCGGGCGACGCGCTGCGGCTCGGGGCCGTGCCCGGGCTGCCCGACGCGGCGTACGAGAACGACGGCCAGCTCACCAAGCGGCACGTGCGTGCCGCGACGCTCGCCGCGCTGGCGCCCGCGCCCGGCGAACTGCTGTGGGACATCGGCGGCGGCTCCGGTTCGATCGGCATCGAGTGGATGCGGACGCACCGCACCTGCCGGGCCGTCACGGTGGAGCGGTCGCCCGAGCGCGCGGCCCGCATCGCCCGCAACGCCGCCGCCCTCGGCGTACCCGCCCTGGAGGTGGTCACCGCCGCCGCCCCCGCCGGGCTGGCGAAACTCGCCGCGCCCGACGCGGTGTTCATCGGCGGCGGGCTGACCGCGCCCGGTCTGCTGGACGCCTGCTGGGCGGCCCTGCGGCCGGGTGGGCGGCTGGTCGCCAACACGGTGACCCTCGAATCGGAGGCGCTGCTCGCCGACCGGTACCGGCGCCACGGCGGCGAACTGGTCCGGCTCGCCGTCGCGCACGCCGTCCCCGTGGGCGGCTTCACCGGCTGGCGCCAGGCCATGCCGGTCACGCAATGGTCCGTAACGAAACCCCAGGCAGGCTGA
- a CDS encoding ABC transporter permease: MSTVTDDATFTGPRTEDLAALLVAGERPPRPSALSASLTFGWRAMLKIKHVPEQLFDVTAFPIMMVLMYAYLFGGALAGSVSEYIQFLLPGILTLSVVMITMYTGVSVNTDITKGVFDRFRTLPIWRPAPMVGYLLGDVVRYLIASAVMLAVGLLIGYRPHGGVVGVLAGVLLLLVFSFAFSWIWTMFGLMLRSEKSVMGVSMMVIFPLTFLSNIFVDPRTMPGWLQAFVNNSPVTHLATAVRELMAGNWPAADIAWSLGWSALFVVVFGAVTMRLYNRR; encoded by the coding sequence ATGAGCACCGTCACCGACGACGCGACCTTCACCGGCCCCCGCACCGAGGACCTGGCGGCCCTGCTGGTCGCCGGTGAACGCCCACCGCGCCCCAGCGCGCTCTCGGCGTCCCTGACCTTCGGCTGGCGCGCCATGCTGAAGATCAAGCACGTGCCGGAGCAGCTCTTCGACGTCACCGCCTTCCCGATCATGATGGTGCTGATGTACGCGTACCTCTTCGGGGGCGCGCTGGCCGGGTCGGTGTCGGAGTACATCCAGTTCCTGCTGCCCGGCATCCTGACCCTGAGCGTCGTGATGATCACGATGTACACGGGCGTCTCGGTCAACACGGACATCACCAAGGGCGTCTTCGACCGCTTCCGCACGCTGCCGATCTGGCGGCCCGCGCCGATGGTCGGCTACCTCCTCGGCGACGTGGTCCGGTACCTGATCGCGTCGGCCGTGATGCTCGCCGTCGGCCTGCTCATCGGCTACCGGCCGCACGGCGGGGTCGTCGGCGTGCTGGCCGGTGTGCTGCTGCTGCTCGTCTTCTCGTTCGCGTTCTCGTGGATCTGGACGATGTTCGGCCTGATGCTGCGCAGCGAGAAGTCCGTGATGGGCGTCAGCATGATGGTGATCTTTCCGCTGACGTTCCTGAGCAACATCTTCGTCGACCCGCGCACGATGCCGGGCTGGCTCCAGGCGTTCGTCAACAACAGCCCGGTCACCCACCTGGCGACCGCGGTCCGCGAGCTGATGGCGGGCAACTGGCCGGCCGCCGACATCGCCTGGTCGCTCGGCTGGTCCGCGCTGTTCGTCGTGGTCTTCGGCGCGGTGACGATGCGGCTGTACAACCGCAGGTAG
- a CDS encoding ATP-binding cassette domain-containing protein: MTSTDLAIETNALVKVFGDNRAVDGIDLRVPAGTVYGVLGPNGAGKTTAVKMLATLLRPDGGEARVFGLDVVRDADAVRGRVSLTGQYASVDEDLTGTENLVLLGRLLGHGKRAARERSAQLLEAFGLSDAADRQVKNYSGGMRRRIDIAASILNTPDLLFLDEPTTGLDPRSRNQVWDIVRAVVAQGTTVLLTTQYLDEADQLASRIAVIDHGRVIAEGTKGELKASVGSGSVHVRLREPGQRAEAERVLTTALRASVQLDPDPVALTATVDGHGSELGAAEQAARALAELARAGITVDNFALGQPSLDEVFLALTDRTAGGQNGQGGRTAGGGNGQGSGNGEEITV; this comes from the coding sequence ATGACGAGCACGGATCTGGCCATCGAGACGAACGCCCTCGTGAAGGTCTTCGGCGACAACCGGGCGGTGGACGGCATCGACCTGCGGGTGCCCGCGGGCACCGTGTACGGCGTCCTGGGGCCCAACGGCGCCGGGAAGACGACCGCCGTGAAGATGCTGGCGACGCTGCTGCGGCCGGACGGCGGGGAGGCGCGCGTCTTCGGCCTGGACGTGGTGCGGGACGCCGACGCGGTGCGCGGGCGGGTCAGCCTGACGGGACAGTACGCGTCGGTCGACGAGGACCTGACGGGCACCGAGAACCTGGTGCTGCTGGGGCGGCTCCTCGGGCACGGGAAGCGGGCCGCGCGGGAGCGGTCCGCGCAGTTGCTGGAGGCGTTCGGGCTGTCCGACGCGGCCGACCGGCAGGTCAAGAACTACTCGGGCGGCATGCGGCGCCGTATCGACATCGCCGCGTCCATCCTCAACACGCCGGACCTCCTCTTCCTCGACGAGCCGACGACCGGCCTGGACCCGCGCAGCCGCAACCAGGTGTGGGACATCGTCCGCGCGGTCGTCGCCCAGGGCACGACCGTGCTGCTGACGACGCAGTACCTGGACGAGGCCGACCAACTGGCCTCGCGGATCGCGGTGATCGACCACGGCAGGGTCATCGCCGAGGGCACGAAGGGCGAGCTGAAGGCGTCGGTGGGCTCCGGTTCGGTGCACGTGCGGCTCCGTGAGCCGGGGCAGCGGGCGGAGGCGGAGCGGGTGCTGACGACCGCGCTGCGGGCGAGCGTGCAGCTCGACCCCGACCCGGTGGCGCTGACCGCGACGGTCGACGGGCACGGTTCGGAGCTGGGCGCGGCGGAGCAGGCGGCCCGGGCGCTGGCGGAGCTCGCGCGGGCGGGCATCACGGTGGACAACTTCGCGCTGGGCCAGCCGAGTCTGGACGAGGTGTTCCTGGCGCTCACCGACCGCACGGCCGGCGGCCAGAACGGTCAGGGTGGCCGCACGGCCGGCGGCGGGAACGGGCAGGGCAGCGGAAACGGCGAGGAGATCACCGTATGA
- a CDS encoding endonuclease/exonuclease/phosphatase family protein — MAGTHTSQPLHRAAAWAARLLLVAPTAVAGCRLLDTDAVTPVPQLLALLPWLAVPAGLALLVLLPARRPLSAAWAGAVLAVTLWFVQPYGPAATPARGPVTGELRVLAANVRFGEATDALAALVRRERPDLLFVTECDPACARRLSARHPYGAHVAAAGPAGSVILGALPLTPEPALPGTSMGMPGATVRVGGTDVTLRLAHPQPPLPGRVGPWQRELGVLREFAARHAATRGAAGDRRPGRPLVLAGDFNATQDHAAFRSLLDSGDLHDAARLAGAARTGSWPRDAAVPPYAQIDHVLVSDAFTVRGARFLDLPGSDHRALLTDLVLHARP, encoded by the coding sequence TTGGCCGGTACGCACACCTCGCAACCGCTCCACCGGGCCGCCGCGTGGGCCGCCCGGCTGCTCCTCGTCGCCCCCACCGCCGTCGCCGGATGCCGGCTGCTGGACACCGACGCCGTCACGCCCGTCCCCCAGCTCCTCGCCCTGCTGCCGTGGCTCGCCGTCCCCGCCGGGCTCGCCCTGCTGGTGCTCCTGCCCGCCCGCAGGCCGCTGTCGGCCGCCTGGGCGGGCGCGGTGCTCGCGGTGACGCTGTGGTTCGTCCAGCCGTACGGGCCCGCCGCCACCCCCGCCCGGGGCCCCGTCACCGGCGAGCTGCGGGTCCTCGCCGCCAACGTCCGGTTCGGCGAGGCCACCGACGCGCTGGCGGCCCTCGTCCGGCGCGAGCGCCCCGACCTGCTCTTCGTCACCGAGTGCGACCCGGCCTGCGCCCGGCGGCTGTCCGCCCGCCACCCGTACGGCGCCCACGTCGCCGCCGCCGGGCCGGCCGGATCCGTCATCCTCGGCGCCCTCCCCCTGACCCCCGAACCCGCCCTGCCCGGCACGTCCATGGGCATGCCGGGCGCCACGGTCCGCGTCGGCGGCACGGACGTCACGCTGCGGCTCGCCCACCCGCAGCCACCCCTCCCCGGCCGGGTCGGCCCGTGGCAGCGTGAACTCGGCGTCCTGCGCGAGTTCGCCGCCCGGCACGCGGCCACCCGCGGGGCCGCCGGCGACCGGCGACCGGGCCGCCCCCTCGTCCTCGCCGGCGACTTCAACGCCACCCAGGACCACGCCGCGTTCCGCTCCCTCCTCGACTCCGGCGACCTCCACGACGCGGCCCGCCTCGCCGGCGCCGCCCGGACCGGCTCCTGGCCGCGGGACGCGGCGGTACCGCCGTACGCGCAGATCGACCACGTGCTGGTCAGCGACGCCTTCACGGTGCGCGGCGCCCGCTTCCTCGACCTGCCCGGCAGCGACCACCGCGCGCTGCTCACCGACCTCGTCCTGCACGCCCGGCCCTGA
- a CDS encoding APC family permease produces the protein MRSSSSKASSGAFGNAPRRPPGRGLQPNVLGTFDTVVMAVAGSAPAYSLAATSAVLVGTVGLAAPAALLYCAIPMLGIVLAFSRLGRIDVNAGASYSWVGRTLHPALGFLSGWALIVAATLFMVAGSLPAGQLTLALLAPGHAGDTGLATAVGAGWFLMMLLVVLGGARLTVRAQLLMTGVELVILLLFIAGVVLHRGAAAAFDWSWLGFGHFDGVSGFASGALIAAFYYWGWDVTSNLSEETRDSRRTAGFAALVGMLVVFLLFEAFTIAVNVVLSAGDVGAGGANVLALLGDAVWPGFGGKLLIVAVLLSSVATLETTLIQVTRSLFAMGRDRTLPAALGAVHRRWNTPWVAVAGVGAVALLLFAAATALGPVGSILGSAVTAMGLQITFYYGLAGLAAVVAYRGTLLRSVRDFVLGGAWPLAGAAFMFWIFFESLGALTDAAVVIGLGGLAAGIVPMVWYWRKGSAYYRPARLDAVRALAAADPYDGSAPPHGRHHRADGNETLATDF, from the coding sequence ATGCGCAGCAGCTCAAGCAAGGCTTCCAGCGGGGCTTTCGGCAACGCCCCGCGGCGGCCGCCCGGGCGGGGGCTCCAGCCCAATGTCCTCGGCACGTTCGACACGGTCGTGATGGCCGTCGCGGGCAGCGCGCCGGCCTACTCGCTGGCCGCCACCAGCGCCGTACTCGTCGGAACCGTCGGCCTGGCCGCGCCCGCCGCGCTGCTGTACTGCGCCATCCCCATGCTGGGCATCGTGCTGGCGTTCAGCCGCCTCGGCCGCATCGACGTCAACGCGGGCGCCAGCTACTCCTGGGTCGGCCGGACCCTCCACCCCGCGCTGGGCTTCCTGTCCGGCTGGGCGCTGATCGTCGCGGCGACGCTCTTCATGGTGGCCGGTTCGCTGCCGGCCGGTCAGCTGACGCTCGCGCTCCTCGCGCCCGGCCACGCCGGGGACACGGGGCTGGCCACCGCCGTCGGCGCCGGCTGGTTCCTGATGATGCTGCTGGTCGTCCTGGGCGGCGCCCGGCTCACCGTACGGGCCCAACTCCTCATGACGGGAGTGGAGTTGGTCATCCTGCTGCTGTTCATCGCGGGTGTGGTGCTGCACCGGGGCGCGGCGGCCGCCTTCGACTGGTCCTGGCTCGGGTTCGGGCACTTCGACGGGGTGTCGGGCTTCGCCTCCGGCGCGCTGATCGCCGCCTTCTACTACTGGGGCTGGGACGTCACCAGCAACCTGAGCGAGGAGACCCGCGACAGCCGGCGCACGGCCGGGTTCGCGGCGCTGGTCGGCATGCTGGTCGTCTTCCTCCTCTTCGAGGCCTTCACCATCGCCGTCAACGTCGTCCTGTCGGCCGGGGACGTCGGCGCGGGCGGCGCGAACGTCCTCGCGCTGCTCGGAGACGCCGTCTGGCCCGGCTTCGGTGGCAAGCTGCTGATCGTCGCGGTGCTGCTGTCCAGTGTCGCCACCCTGGAGACCACCCTGATCCAGGTCACCCGCTCGCTGTTCGCGATGGGCCGGGACCGGACGCTGCCGGCCGCGCTCGGCGCGGTGCACCGCCGCTGGAACACCCCGTGGGTGGCGGTCGCCGGGGTGGGCGCGGTGGCGCTGCTGCTGTTCGCGGCGGCGACGGCACTCGGCCCGGTGGGCTCCATCCTGGGCAGCGCGGTCACCGCGATGGGGCTCCAGATCACGTTCTACTACGGGCTGGCGGGCCTCGCCGCCGTGGTGGCCTACCGGGGCACGCTGCTGCGCTCCGTACGGGACTTCGTGCTGGGCGGCGCGTGGCCGCTGGCCGGTGCGGCCTTCATGTTCTGGATCTTCTTCGAGTCGCTGGGCGCGCTCACCGACGCGGCGGTCGTCATCGGACTGGGCGGACTGGCGGCCGGGATCGTGCCGATGGTCTGGTACTGGCGCAAGGGAAGCGCGTACTACCGCCCGGCGCGGCTGGACGCGGTCCGCGCGCTGGCGGCCGCGGACCCCTACGACGGATCCGCGCCGCCGCACGGGCGTCATCACCGCGCCGACGGGAACGAAACGCTGGCGACCGACTTCTAA
- a CDS encoding PhoX family protein, which translates to MRKLLPLLSTNPHGGGRSALTCRYRCGDACFHEVPNTSDNEYAGDVIAGALSRRSLMRATAVVTVATAAGGAVVAQAAGGPEAVAATPGGHVKHGRSDGARGLRFAPVAPNKDDKVTVPDGYAQSVVIRWGEPILRGAPAFDPDKQTARAQAGQFGYNNDFLSLLPLKGERGRQVLVANHEYTDEMLMFKGYDPENPTREQAEIAWAAHGLSVVVVQEEHRTGKLTPVTRHPLNRRLTATSVFELTGPAAGSPLLRTSADPAGRKVLGTLNNCAGGTTPWGTTLHGEENFNQYFANGSSVTDKRYGLGSGATERKWERFDKRFDAKQEPNESHRFGWVVELDPYDPDSTPRKRTALGRFKHEAAQPRLTADGRPVVYMGDDERFDYFYKFVSSRRMMKGNSRRAREHNLTLLDEGTLYVAKLTGDSPQDVDGTGKLPNDGEFDGSGHWIPLATGDESHVPGMTADEVYVFTRLAGDKVGATKMDRPEDVEPSPRTGRVYVALTNNSDRGKPGKAGADEANPRNLNKHGQVLELAEHWDDPASDGFAWRLFLVAGDPEDPATYFAGYPKERVSPISCPDNVAFDPYGNLWLSTDGNQLGSHDGLFGVATHGERRGELKQFLTVPTGAETCGPIIQERRVLVAVQHPGEVDGASVEKPASHWPDGPGRIVRPSVVAVYRKDGRDIGV; encoded by the coding sequence GTGCGCAAGCTGCTGCCGCTGCTGAGCACCAACCCGCACGGAGGCGGCCGTTCCGCCCTCACCTGCCGTTACCGGTGTGGTGACGCCTGCTTCCACGAGGTGCCCAACACCAGCGACAACGAGTACGCCGGCGACGTCATAGCCGGTGCCCTGTCGCGCCGTTCCCTGATGCGCGCCACCGCGGTCGTCACCGTGGCCACCGCCGCGGGCGGCGCCGTCGTCGCCCAGGCGGCGGGCGGGCCGGAGGCGGTCGCCGCCACGCCCGGCGGGCACGTGAAGCACGGCAGGAGCGACGGCGCCCGGGGCCTGCGCTTCGCGCCCGTCGCGCCCAACAAGGACGACAAGGTCACCGTCCCCGACGGCTACGCGCAGAGCGTCGTCATCCGCTGGGGCGAACCCATCCTGCGCGGCGCGCCCGCCTTCGACCCGGACAAGCAGACCGCCAGGGCGCAGGCCGGGCAGTTCGGGTACAACAACGACTTCCTGTCCCTGCTGCCGCTCAAGGGCGAGCGCGGGCGCCAGGTGCTGGTGGCGAACCACGAGTACACGGACGAGATGCTGATGTTCAAGGGGTACGACCCCGAGAACCCGACGCGTGAGCAGGCCGAGATCGCCTGGGCCGCGCACGGCCTGTCCGTGGTCGTCGTCCAGGAGGAGCACCGCACCGGGAAGCTCACCCCGGTCACCCGCCACCCGCTCAACCGCCGCCTCACCGCGACCAGCGTCTTCGAGCTGACCGGCCCGGCGGCCGGCAGCCCGCTGCTGCGCACCTCCGCCGACCCGGCCGGCCGCAAGGTCCTCGGCACGCTCAACAACTGCGCCGGCGGCACCACCCCGTGGGGCACCACGCTGCACGGCGAGGAGAACTTCAACCAGTACTTCGCCAACGGGTCGTCCGTCACCGACAAGCGGTACGGCCTCGGCAGCGGCGCCACCGAGCGCAAGTGGGAGCGGTTCGACAAGCGCTTCGACGCCAAGCAGGAGCCCAACGAGTCGCACCGCTTCGGCTGGGTCGTCGAGCTCGACCCGTACGACCCGGACTCCACGCCCCGCAAGCGCACCGCGCTCGGCCGCTTCAAGCACGAGGCCGCCCAGCCGCGGCTGACCGCCGACGGCCGGCCGGTCGTCTACATGGGCGACGACGAGCGCTTCGACTACTTCTACAAGTTCGTGTCGTCCAGGCGCATGATGAAGGGGAACTCGCGCCGGGCCCGCGAGCACAACCTCACCCTCCTCGACGAGGGCACCCTGTACGTCGCCAAGCTCACCGGCGACAGCCCGCAGGACGTCGACGGCACCGGCAAGCTGCCCAACGACGGCGAGTTCGACGGCAGCGGCCACTGGATCCCGCTCGCCACCGGCGACGAGTCCCACGTCCCCGGCATGACCGCCGACGAGGTGTACGTCTTCACCCGCCTCGCCGGTGACAAGGTCGGCGCCACCAAGATGGACCGCCCCGAGGACGTCGAGCCCTCCCCGCGCACCGGCCGGGTGTACGTCGCGCTGACGAACAACTCCGACCGCGGCAAGCCGGGCAAGGCGGGCGCCGACGAGGCCAACCCGCGCAACCTGAACAAGCACGGCCAGGTCCTGGAGCTCGCCGAGCACTGGGACGACCCGGCGTCCGACGGCTTCGCCTGGCGGCTGTTCCTCGTCGCGGGTGACCCGGAGGACCCGGCGACCTACTTCGCGGGCTACCCCAAGGAGAGGGTCAGCCCCATCTCCTGCCCCGACAACGTGGCCTTCGACCCGTACGGCAACCTGTGGCTGTCCACGGACGGCAACCAGCTCGGCTCGCACGACGGCCTGTTCGGCGTCGCGACGCACGGCGAACGGCGCGGTGAGCTGAAGCAGTTCCTGACCGTGCCGACCGGCGCCGAGACGTGCGGCCCGATCATCCAGGAGCGCCGCGTCCTCGTCGCCGTACAGCACCCGGGCGAGGTCGACGGGGCGTCGGTGGAGAAGCCGGCGTCGCACTGGCCCGACGGTCCGGGCAGGATCGTCCGCCCGTCGGTCGTCGCCGTGTACCGCAAGGACGGCCGCGACATCGGGGTCTGA